A window of Chaetodon auriga isolate fChaAug3 chromosome 2, fChaAug3.hap1, whole genome shotgun sequence contains these coding sequences:
- the cers5 gene encoding ceramide synthase 5 isoform X3, translating to MRLGCIQRFIASTCAQSLHIQPGVGRRAQPNAVLEKVFTSITQNPDSRHLDGLSKQLDWEVRKVQRWFRHRRNQDKPSTHTKFCESMWRFTFYSCIFTYGFQFLWQSPWMWDTRHCWYSYPYQIMTPGLYHYYITELAFYWSLMFSQFTDIKRKDFLIMFIHHLATISLISFSYVNNMVRVGSLVMCVHDASDFLLEAAKLANYAKYQRLCDFLFIVFSVVFFITRLIIYPIWILNSTMFESWAIVGPYPSWWLFNFLLLVLQVLHIIWSYLIARIAVKAMLRGKVCNDVRSDIESSSDEEPDTPTEGLKASHTPKGENGTNGHCAPAKARVQNHSSW from the exons ATTTATCGCCAGTACCTGTGCCCAGAGTCTCCACATTCAGCCAGGTGTTGGACGAAGAGCTCAGCCCAATGCAGTGCTGGAGAAAGTGTTTACATCCATCACACAG AATCCAGACTCTCGCCATCTGGATGGCCTGTCTAAGCAGCTGGACTGGGAGGTGCGAAAGGTCCAGCGCTGGTTCAGGCACCGCAGGAACCAAGATAaacccagcacacacactaaGTTCTGCGAGAGCAT GTGGAggtttacattttattcatgCATATTTACGTATGGGTTCCAGTTTCTGTGGCAG tccCCTTGGATGTGGGATACACGGCATTGCTGGTACAGTTACCCCTATCAG atCATGACTCCAGGTCTTTACCACTACTATATAACAGAACTGGCCTTCTACTGGTCACTCATGTTCTCCCAGTTCACCGACATTAAAAGGAAG GACTTCCTTATCATGTTCATCCATCACCTGGCTACAATTAGCCTGATCAGCTTCTCCTACGTCAACAACATGGTGCGAGTAGGGAGCCTCGTGATGTGTGTCCACGACGCCTCTGACTTCCTGCTAGAG GCAGCCAAGCTGGCCAACTATGCCAAGTACCAGCGCCTGTGTGACTTCCTCTTCATTGTGTTTAGTGTGGTATTCTTCATCACACGACTTATTATATATCCAATATG GATCCTGAACTCCACTATGTTTGAGAGCTGGGCCATAGTCGGGCCGTACCCGTCCTGGTGGCTCTTCAACTTCTTACTGCTGGTCCTCCAAGTGCTGCATATCATCTGGTCCTACCTCATAGCCCGTATAGCAGTCAAAGCCATGCTGCGAGGCAAG GTGTGCAACGATGTCCGTAGTGACATTGAGAGCAGCTCAGACGAAGAGCCCGACACGCCCACAGAAGGCCTCAAGGCTTCTCATACTCCCAAAGGAGAAAACGGCACCAACGGCCACTGTGCTCCCGCTAAAGCCCGAGTGCAGAACCACAGCAGCTGGTGA
- the cox14 gene encoding cytochrome c oxidase assembly protein COX14 homolog — MVSGKRLADIGYRTFSASMMLLTAYGGYLCAMRAYRYMDRQKQLKLAAENQDPEVLKD; from the coding sequence ATGGTGTCTGGGAAACGGCTGGCTGACATCGGCTATCGGACCTTTTCCGCCTCGATGATGCTGCTGACAGCCTATGGGGGCTACCTGTGTGCCATGCGAGCGTACCGCTACATGGACAGGcaaaaacagctgaagctgGCGGCAGAGAACCAGGATCCAGAAGTCCTCAAGGACTGA
- the bcdin3d gene encoding pre-miRNA 5'-monophosphate methyltransferase, whose amino-acid sequence MATCSISNDAADEINDPGAARYGNFINYYSFNPPENRLSLLPATLLQDLGYSDAHQTTLVLDVGCNSGELSVAFYKHLVQQPACEEESKRRRVNLLGFDLDEALVQRAQQTNPLPNSISFIPLDIINDTHQLQEYLNQHGSSHFHLCLCLAVTMWVHLNHGDSGLLQLLSRLASISQHLLLEAQPWKCYRSAARRLRKLGRSDFEHFKTLKIRGDMAGHAREHLERHCGMELIHSFGRTTWDRKLLLFKKR is encoded by the exons ATGGCAACATGCTCGATAAGTAACGATGCTGCTGATGAAATAAATGATCCGGGGGCCGCTCGATACGGCAACTTTATAAACTATTACAGCTTCAACCCTCCGGAGAATCGCCTGAGTCTGCTTCCAGCCACACTTCTTCAGGATTTGGGATACAGCGACGCTCATCAGACCACACTGGTCCTGGACGTGGGCTGTAATTCAGGG GAACTGAGCGTCGCCTTTTACAAGCATCTGGTGCAGCAGCCTGCGTGTGAGGAAGAGTcgaagaggaggagagtgaaccTCCTGGGCTTTGACTTGGATGAGGCCCTCGTTCAGCGGGCTCAACAGACCAACCCCCTGCCAAACAGcatctccttcatccctctGGACATCATTAACGACACTCACCAGCTGCAGGAGTATCTCAACCAGCACGGCAGCTCCCACTTCCACCTGTGTCTCTGCCTGGCTGTCACCATGTGGGTCCACCTAAACCACGGAGACTctggcctgctgcagctgctctctcgCCTGGCTTCTATCAGCcagcacctgctgctggaggcacAGCCCTGGAAGTGCTACCGCTCTGCGGCGCGGCGGCTGAGGAAGCTGGGCCGCTCGGACTTTGAACACTTCAAGACGCTGAAGATCCGCGGGGACATGGCTGGACATGCCAGGGAGCACCTGGAGAGACACTGCGGGATGGAGCTCATCCATAGCTTTGGCAGGACCACGTGGGACCggaagctgctgctcttcaaaAAGAGATGA